From Rhodococcus sp. B7740, one genomic window encodes:
- the truB gene encoding tRNA pseudouridine(55) synthase TruB, translating into MSAREKISSGLVGAGLLVVDKGPGVTSHDVVASCRKLLRTRKVGHAGTLDPMATGVLVLGVERATKMLGLLSLTTKSYTATIRLGRSTTTDDAEGDVLADVSAVHVSDSEIQAAIAALTGDIEQVPASVSAIKVDGQRAHKLSRAGEEFTLAARKVSVSRFDVTARRDVVDNESAFVDLDVEVDCTSGTYVRALARDLGAALGVGGHLTVLRRTRVGPFTLDHARTLEELAENPAVSLDIDQAARTAFPHRQIDAGEAESLSQGRWLDPVGIDGVYAAVDPTGHTIALLQEKGKRASSVMVVRPATLRGH; encoded by the coding sequence GTGAGTGCCCGTGAAAAGATTTCGTCCGGTCTCGTCGGTGCCGGCCTCTTGGTGGTCGACAAGGGGCCGGGTGTGACGAGCCACGACGTGGTGGCGTCGTGTCGAAAACTGTTGCGCACCAGGAAGGTCGGCCACGCGGGGACTCTGGACCCCATGGCGACGGGCGTGCTGGTGCTCGGCGTGGAGCGTGCGACCAAGATGCTGGGATTGCTCTCGCTGACCACCAAGTCCTACACCGCGACCATCCGGCTCGGCCGGAGCACGACGACCGACGACGCCGAGGGCGACGTGCTGGCCGATGTCTCGGCCGTGCACGTCTCCGACTCCGAGATCCAGGCCGCGATCGCTGCCCTGACGGGCGACATCGAGCAGGTGCCTGCGAGCGTCAGCGCCATCAAGGTCGACGGGCAACGCGCCCACAAACTGTCCCGCGCAGGTGAGGAGTTCACCCTCGCCGCCCGCAAGGTCAGCGTCAGCCGATTCGACGTGACGGCCAGGCGCGATGTCGTGGACAACGAATCGGCATTCGTCGACCTCGATGTCGAGGTGGACTGCACGTCCGGGACCTATGTGCGTGCCCTGGCGCGCGATCTCGGCGCTGCACTCGGCGTCGGCGGCCACCTGACCGTGCTGCGTCGCACTCGCGTCGGACCCTTCACCCTCGACCATGCGCGGACGCTCGAAGAGCTGGCCGAGAACCCGGCCGTGAGCCTGGACATCGACCAGGCGGCGCGAACGGCCTTTCCGCACCGGCAGATCGACGCGGGTGAGGCGGAGTCGTTGAGCCAGGGAAGGTGGCTGGATCCGGTCGGAATCGACGGGGTGTACGCGGCGGTCGATCCCACGGGTCACACCATCGCTCTGCTTCAGGAGAAGGGCAAGCGCGCGAGTTCGGTCATGGTGGTGCGGCCCGCGACCTTGCGCGGACACTGA
- the npt gene encoding 4'-phosphopantetheinyl transferase Npt: MIESILPNGVVSAELFVDPPGLTPHPLEAPLVAKAVDKRKREFTSARHCARVAMEKLGVEPAPIMRGKSGAPQWPKGVVGSLTHCDGYRGAVLAYSMQVRSVGIDAEPHGPLPDGVLEAVSLPAEREWLETAGREDIHWDRVLFCAKEATYKAWEPLTGRWLGFEDAHITFERTGSGDDLSGTFHSELLVPGDTVSGPPLSAFDGRWMVAGGLVMTAISVM; the protein is encoded by the coding sequence GTGATCGAATCGATACTTCCCAACGGCGTCGTCTCGGCCGAATTGTTCGTGGACCCACCGGGTTTGACGCCGCATCCGCTCGAAGCTCCGCTGGTGGCCAAGGCGGTGGACAAGCGCAAGCGTGAGTTCACCTCGGCTCGACACTGTGCTCGGGTGGCGATGGAGAAGTTGGGTGTGGAGCCCGCGCCGATCATGCGCGGCAAGTCCGGTGCACCGCAGTGGCCGAAGGGTGTGGTCGGATCCTTGACCCACTGCGACGGCTATCGCGGCGCGGTCCTGGCCTATTCGATGCAGGTGCGGTCGGTGGGGATCGACGCCGAGCCGCACGGCCCCTTGCCCGACGGCGTGCTCGAGGCGGTGAGCCTGCCGGCCGAGCGGGAGTGGCTGGAGACGGCCGGTCGTGAGGACATCCACTGGGACCGAGTGTTGTTCTGTGCCAAGGAAGCGACCTACAAGGCCTGGGAGCCGTTGACCGGACGGTGGCTCGGTTTCGAGGACGCGCACATCACCTTCGAGCGAACCGGCTCCGGCGACGACCTCTCGGGAACGTTCCATTCCGAGTTGTTGGTGCCGGGCGACACCGTCTCCGGCCCGCCTCTGTCGGCGTTCGACGGTCGCTGGATGGTGGCCGGCGGTCTGGTGATGACGGCGATCTCGGTGATGTGA
- a CDS encoding metallophosphoesterase family protein, with protein sequence MAAKLWAVSDIHVGHRGNRPVTEDIFPESPDDWLIVAGDVSEKTDDIKWALELLRSRFAKVIWVPGNHELWTTVKDPVQIHGAARYEYLVNLCREIDVVTPEDPYLRWEGEGGPATIVPMFLLYDYTFLPQGARDKEHGLAIAREKNVVATDEFLLSSQPYATRDAWCHARIDATRERLDALDTSVPTVLINHFPMVRQPTEVLFYPEFALWCGSTLTADWHTQYNAICSVYGHLHIPRTTYYDGVRFEEVSVGYPREWQRRGLPKNVLRQILPVPEYPPGALNKWGGHFTVTPEMEAEVEKMRAGK encoded by the coding sequence GTGGCAGCGAAGCTGTGGGCAGTGAGCGACATTCACGTCGGACATCGGGGTAACCGACCCGTGACCGAGGACATCTTTCCCGAATCTCCCGACGACTGGCTGATCGTTGCCGGCGACGTGTCGGAGAAGACCGACGACATCAAGTGGGCGCTCGAACTGCTCCGTAGCCGTTTCGCGAAGGTCATCTGGGTTCCCGGAAATCACGAGCTGTGGACGACGGTGAAAGATCCTGTCCAGATCCACGGTGCCGCCCGCTACGAGTACCTGGTCAACCTGTGCCGCGAGATCGACGTCGTCACCCCGGAGGATCCGTACCTGCGTTGGGAGGGTGAAGGCGGCCCGGCGACGATCGTGCCGATGTTCCTGCTCTACGACTACACGTTCTTGCCCCAGGGAGCGCGCGACAAGGAGCACGGCCTGGCTATCGCGCGAGAGAAGAACGTCGTCGCCACCGACGAATTCCTGCTGTCCTCGCAGCCGTACGCGACGCGAGATGCCTGGTGCCATGCGCGGATCGACGCCACCCGGGAGCGTCTCGATGCGTTGGACACCTCCGTTCCGACCGTGTTGATCAACCACTTCCCGATGGTCCGGCAGCCCACCGAGGTGCTGTTCTACCCGGAGTTCGCGCTGTGGTGCGGGTCCACTCTGACGGCGGATTGGCACACGCAGTACAACGCGATCTGCTCGGTGTACGGACACCTGCACATCCCGCGGACGACCTACTACGACGGCGTTCGCTTCGAGGAGGTGTCGGTGGGTTACCCGCGCGAATGGCAGCGCCGCGGCCTGCCGAAGAACGTTCTGCGCCAGATTCTTCCGGTCCCCGAGTATCCGCCGGGTGCGTTGAACAAGTGGGGCGGACACTTCACGGTGACGCCCGAGATGGAGGCAGAGGTAGAGAAGATGAGGGCAGGCAAGTGA
- a CDS encoding TOBE domain-containing protein, whose protein sequence is MTVPPVRVRDAAALLGVSDDTVRRWIDSGALPALEDETGRKVIAGRDLADYAREHAVPPPEISSGGSSARNRLVGLVTEVVSDAVMSEVSMQCGPFTIVSLMSTRSVRELGLEPGKVTVAVVKATTVIVETP, encoded by the coding sequence ATGACAGTGCCCCCGGTTCGCGTTCGTGACGCCGCAGCGCTCCTCGGTGTCAGTGACGACACCGTGCGCAGATGGATCGACAGCGGAGCGCTGCCCGCGCTCGAGGACGAGACCGGACGCAAGGTCATCGCCGGTCGCGACCTCGCGGACTACGCACGCGAGCATGCCGTTCCTCCGCCCGAGATCTCGTCGGGTGGCAGCTCGGCCCGCAACCGGCTCGTGGGTTTGGTCACCGAGGTCGTCTCGGACGCGGTGATGAGCGAGGTGAGCATGCAGTGCGGGCCGTTCACGATCGTGTCGCTGATGAGCACCCGATCGGTTCGCGAACTGGGGCTCGAGCCCGGCAAGGTCACCGTCGCTGTCGTCAAGGCGACCACCGTCATCGTCGAGACACCGTAG
- the modA gene encoding molybdate ABC transporter substrate-binding protein gives MFVKTMRQVSALVVAATLMLVGCSSQSDSTTPDAASDAHAVGGEITVFAAASLRATFTDLGTRFEAEHPGTSVEFSFAGSSDLAAQLISGAPADVFASADTKNMTATVDENLVAGSPVDFASNTLTIVTAPGNPDRIASFADLANPDVLTVICAPQVPCGAATAAVETATGTLVPAVSEESSVTDVLGKVTSGQADAGLVYVTDAAGAGAAVTTVPFEESSEAVNTYPIATLRGSGNPDTARAFTEFVTGPVGRDVLGRAGFAAP, from the coding sequence ATGTTCGTGAAGACAATGCGCCAGGTATCAGCCCTCGTGGTTGCAGCCACCCTGATGCTCGTCGGATGCAGCTCGCAGTCCGATTCGACAACGCCCGATGCGGCCTCGGACGCCCACGCAGTCGGAGGCGAGATCACGGTCTTCGCCGCAGCATCGCTTCGCGCGACGTTCACCGATCTCGGTACCCGCTTCGAGGCCGAACACCCCGGAACCTCGGTGGAGTTCAGTTTCGCGGGTTCGTCCGATCTGGCCGCACAGCTGATCTCCGGCGCGCCAGCCGACGTCTTCGCCTCCGCGGATACGAAGAACATGACCGCGACGGTCGACGAGAATCTGGTGGCCGGCAGTCCCGTCGACTTCGCGTCCAACACTCTGACCATCGTGACCGCCCCCGGAAACCCGGACCGCATAGCCTCGTTCGCCGATCTGGCGAACCCCGATGTTCTGACCGTGATCTGCGCGCCCCAGGTGCCCTGCGGTGCGGCGACGGCCGCGGTCGAGACCGCAACCGGCACGCTCGTCCCGGCCGTGAGCGAGGAATCCTCGGTCACCGACGTACTGGGCAAGGTCACCTCGGGGCAGGCCGATGCCGGACTGGTCTACGTCACCGACGCCGCCGGAGCAGGCGCAGCCGTGACCACGGTGCCCTTCGAGGAGTCGAGCGAGGCCGTCAACACCTACCCGATCGCGACACTGCGGGGTTCCGGCAACCCCGACACAGCGCGCGCATTCACCGAGTTCGTCACCGGACCCGTCGGCCGAGACGTGCTCGGTCGAGCCGGTTTCGCGGCACCGTGA
- a CDS encoding ABC transporter permease, translating into MTARAVDGGQPSAGRRPTVGVPPWIFAPAAVGALLVVLPLAAMFTRIDWSNFLGLVTSESAVAALVLSLKTATASTAVCVLLGVPMAIVLSRSSIRGLSILRSLVVLPLVLPPVVGGIALLYTFGRQGLLGEHLEAFGIRIAFTTSAVVLAQVFVSLPFLVVGVEGALRTAGDRYDVVAATLGATPTTVLRRVTVPLILPGLMSGTVLAFARALGEFGATLTFAGSLEGVTRTLPLEIYLQRESDPDAAVALSLVLILVAALVVVTARGTRSSGTL; encoded by the coding sequence GTGACCGCCAGAGCCGTCGACGGCGGGCAACCATCGGCAGGACGCCGTCCGACCGTCGGGGTACCGCCGTGGATATTCGCACCGGCCGCCGTGGGCGCCCTGCTCGTCGTGTTGCCTTTGGCCGCGATGTTCACCCGAATCGACTGGTCGAATTTTCTCGGTCTCGTCACCTCCGAATCCGCCGTCGCAGCACTGGTTCTGAGCCTGAAGACAGCGACGGCCAGCACCGCAGTGTGCGTGCTTCTGGGCGTTCCGATGGCAATCGTGCTCTCGCGCAGCTCGATTCGAGGGCTGTCGATCCTTCGTTCTCTCGTCGTACTGCCCTTGGTTCTTCCCCCGGTGGTCGGCGGCATCGCGCTGCTCTACACCTTCGGACGCCAAGGCCTGTTGGGCGAGCACCTCGAAGCCTTCGGTATTCGAATAGCGTTCACCACCTCGGCCGTCGTGTTGGCGCAGGTGTTCGTGTCGCTCCCCTTCCTCGTCGTCGGCGTCGAGGGAGCCCTCCGTACGGCCGGCGACCGATACGACGTGGTGGCTGCCACCCTCGGTGCCACCCCCACGACCGTCCTACGGCGGGTCACCGTTCCACTGATTCTTCCCGGACTGATGTCCGGAACAGTCCTCGCCTTCGCCCGCGCACTCGGAGAATTCGGCGCGACGTTGACCTTCGCCGGTTCTCTCGAAGGTGTGACCAGGACGCTACCGCTGGAAATCTACCTGCAGCGCGAGAGCGACCCCGATGCCGCGGTGGCGCTGTCGCTGGTGCTGATTCTGGTCGCGGCACTCGTTGTCGTCACCGCACGCGGCACCCGATCGTCGGGAACGCTGTGA
- a CDS encoding sulfate/molybdate ABC transporter ATP-binding protein — MSSLHLRATLGIRGIDLELDAREGETVAVLGPNGAGKSTLLQLVSGVVAPDHGIVRLGEDVLTDTASNTAVPIHARGVATLAQEALLFPHMDARTNVAFAPRSAGADRATARTVADTWLDAVGASHLADRRPAQLSGGQAQRIAIARALAADPRLLLLDEPLAALDVDTAPGIRRVLRTVLRESGRTALIVTHDLLDVVALADSVAVVDGGRVVERGSVTEVLTAPRSEFGARIAGVNLISGRAVDADDSTSLTTDWGVTVHGSGRHATDTPLVAVFSPAAVSVHPTAPDASPRNVFEVVIEEMEVQGSGIRVRSRPQPDGSPGMAADITPAAVSDLGLEPGRSVFFVVKSHEVALHPALPSQP; from the coding sequence GTGAGTTCACTACACCTGAGGGCCACCCTCGGTATCCGCGGCATCGATCTCGAACTCGATGCCCGCGAGGGCGAGACGGTGGCTGTTCTGGGGCCGAACGGGGCGGGCAAATCGACACTGCTGCAACTCGTCTCGGGCGTGGTGGCACCCGACCACGGAATCGTCCGACTGGGCGAGGACGTGTTGACCGACACCGCATCGAACACCGCCGTGCCGATTCATGCGCGAGGCGTTGCGACCCTCGCTCAGGAAGCTCTGCTGTTTCCTCACATGGACGCTCGCACGAACGTGGCCTTCGCACCACGCAGCGCCGGCGCGGACCGCGCCACCGCCCGGACAGTCGCCGATACCTGGCTCGACGCCGTCGGAGCCTCCCACCTGGCCGATCGCCGCCCTGCGCAGTTGTCCGGCGGCCAGGCCCAACGTATCGCCATCGCGCGCGCTCTCGCGGCCGATCCACGCCTGTTGCTGCTCGACGAACCCCTGGCGGCACTGGATGTCGACACGGCACCGGGCATTCGGCGCGTGCTGCGCACAGTGTTGCGCGAGAGCGGTCGCACGGCCTTGATCGTGACCCACGACCTGCTCGACGTCGTTGCACTCGCCGATTCCGTCGCAGTCGTCGACGGCGGGCGCGTCGTCGAGAGAGGCTCGGTCACCGAGGTCCTCACTGCCCCTCGCAGCGAATTCGGTGCCCGCATCGCCGGGGTGAACCTGATCTCGGGACGAGCCGTCGACGCCGACGACTCGACGTCCCTGACCACCGACTGGGGAGTGACGGTGCACGGCTCCGGGCGGCACGCCACCGACACTCCACTGGTAGCGGTGTTCTCCCCCGCCGCTGTGTCGGTACACCCGACAGCACCGGATGCAAGCCCCCGCAACGTGTTCGAGGTGGTGATCGAAGAGATGGAGGTGCAGGGCTCCGGCATTCGTGTTCGGTCACGTCCGCAACCCGACGGTTCCCCCGGCATGGCCGCCGACATCACCCCGGCTGCGGTATCGGATCTCGGGCTCGAGCCCGGCCGCAGCGTGTTCTTCGTCGTCAAGAGCCACGAGGTGGCGTTGCACCCCGCGTTGCCGTCGCAGCCCTGA
- a CDS encoding MATE family efflux transporter has protein sequence MSSTPVTARKILGLSLPSLGVLAAEPLYLLFDAAVIGRLGALALAGLAIGGLVLAQVSTQLTFLSYGTTARAARMHGAGRERDAVGEGVQATWLAFAIGIAIVGVMQLAAEPVVSVLTGGGDIAAEALAWLRVALLGVPFILVSLAGNGWMRGVQNTVTPLRFVVFGFGVSAVLCPLLVHGLLGFPRLELVGSAVANVIGQGLAGALFVFAVVRASTELRPRWSVMRAQLVLGRDLIVRSLAFQACFLSAAAVASRFGAASVAANQVVLHMWNLVSLMLDSLAIAAQTLVGAALGASRTDDARALAWRLTAWSTVFAVVLAGVFAVGRSFVPELFTTDASVIDEMHAIWWIFVAIIPVAGVVFALDGVLLGSGDAAFLRNATMACAVVGFLPFIWSALVFDWGLVGIWTGLGVFVGLRMLAVAGRVLSGKWLVVGSDRQLRH, from the coding sequence GTGAGCTCCACTCCGGTCACCGCTCGAAAGATTCTCGGCCTGTCGCTGCCCTCCCTCGGCGTCCTCGCCGCCGAACCTCTCTACCTGTTGTTCGACGCCGCCGTGATCGGCAGGCTGGGTGCCTTGGCGCTCGCAGGTCTGGCGATCGGCGGGCTCGTGCTGGCTCAGGTCAGCACCCAGCTGACCTTTCTGTCCTACGGCACGACCGCGCGAGCGGCTCGTATGCACGGTGCCGGTCGCGAACGTGACGCTGTCGGCGAGGGTGTGCAGGCAACCTGGTTGGCCTTCGCGATCGGTATCGCCATCGTCGGGGTGATGCAACTCGCGGCAGAGCCCGTGGTGTCGGTACTCACCGGAGGTGGCGACATCGCCGCCGAGGCTCTCGCATGGCTGCGGGTTGCTCTGCTGGGTGTGCCGTTCATCCTGGTGTCTCTGGCCGGGAACGGATGGATGCGTGGAGTCCAGAACACGGTGACCCCACTGCGTTTCGTCGTGTTCGGCTTCGGTGTGTCGGCAGTTCTGTGCCCATTGCTGGTTCATGGGTTGCTCGGATTCCCGCGTCTGGAGCTGGTGGGGTCGGCCGTGGCCAACGTGATCGGGCAGGGCCTGGCCGGTGCGCTGTTCGTGTTCGCAGTCGTGCGAGCGAGCACCGAGTTGCGCCCGCGCTGGTCGGTGATGCGCGCGCAGCTGGTGTTGGGACGCGACCTGATCGTGCGCAGCCTGGCGTTCCAGGCCTGCTTCCTGTCTGCCGCCGCGGTCGCGTCGCGCTTCGGTGCGGCGTCGGTCGCCGCCAATCAGGTGGTCCTGCACATGTGGAACCTGGTGTCGCTGATGCTCGATTCCTTGGCGATCGCCGCTCAGACCCTGGTGGGTGCCGCCCTCGGCGCGAGCAGGACCGACGACGCGCGCGCACTGGCGTGGCGGCTGACCGCATGGTCGACGGTGTTCGCGGTCGTCCTCGCAGGCGTGTTCGCGGTCGGACGCTCGTTCGTCCCGGAGTTGTTCACCACCGACGCATCGGTCATCGACGAGATGCATGCGATCTGGTGGATCTTCGTGGCGATCATTCCGGTTGCGGGCGTGGTGTTCGCGCTGGACGGAGTGCTGCTCGGCAGTGGCGATGCTGCGTTTCTGCGGAACGCGACCATGGCGTGCGCCGTCGTGGGCTTTCTACCGTTCATCTGGTCGGCTCTGGTGTTCGACTGGGGGTTGGTCGGGATCTGGACCGGGCTCGGGGTCTTCGTCGGGCTACGCATGCTCGCCGTCGCGGGACGGGTGCTGTCCGGTAAGTGGTTGGTCGTCGGCAGCGACCGCCAACTACGCCACTGA
- a CDS encoding DHH family phosphoesterase, whose amino-acid sequence MADGSGSVSETDEDLTRAIEMLERASSVTVLCHVQPDADTIGSGLALGSVLERRGARVQVAFAAPSSLPESMDELPGRHLLVDADKVTDTVDLVVTVDAGSRGRLGSLGDRLDSASASLVIDHHRSNTRFGTVNVVDASAESTTAVIARMLDQWGVEIDADLAHLLFAGLVTDTGSFRWVRPGSHLLAERLLATGIDGAHIARKLLDTHPFEWLPMLGSVLGSASLIPDAVDGRGLVYAVIRSEDSAGLRSEEIESVIDIVRTTSEAEVAAVLKQQDFGSIWVVSLRSKTEVDVSAVACELGGGGHRNAAGYTATGELSDVIEALRGALSTS is encoded by the coding sequence ATGGCCGATGGTTCGGGGTCGGTGTCGGAGACCGACGAGGATCTGACCCGGGCGATCGAGATGCTCGAACGTGCATCCTCGGTGACCGTGCTGTGTCACGTTCAGCCCGATGCCGACACGATCGGCAGTGGGCTCGCGCTCGGTTCGGTACTCGAACGTCGCGGTGCGAGGGTCCAGGTGGCGTTCGCAGCTCCGTCGTCTCTGCCCGAGTCGATGGACGAGCTGCCGGGAAGGCACCTTCTCGTCGACGCCGACAAGGTCACGGACACCGTCGACCTGGTGGTCACCGTCGACGCCGGAAGTCGGGGTCGGCTGGGTTCGCTGGGCGATCGGCTCGATTCCGCGTCGGCGAGCCTCGTGATCGATCATCACCGCAGCAACACCCGATTCGGAACGGTCAACGTGGTGGATGCCTCCGCGGAGTCGACCACCGCTGTGATCGCGCGGATGTTGGACCAGTGGGGTGTGGAGATCGACGCAGATCTGGCGCACCTGCTGTTCGCGGGCCTGGTCACCGACACCGGTTCGTTCCGGTGGGTTCGTCCCGGGTCGCACCTGCTGGCCGAACGACTGCTGGCGACGGGCATCGACGGTGCCCACATCGCTCGCAAACTGCTCGACACCCATCCGTTCGAGTGGCTCCCGATGCTCGGTTCGGTCCTGGGTTCGGCCTCGCTGATTCCCGATGCCGTCGACGGACGCGGGCTGGTGTACGCCGTGATTCGCAGCGAGGATTCGGCCGGGTTGCGCTCCGAGGAGATCGAGAGCGTGATCGACATCGTGCGCACCACCTCCGAAGCCGAGGTGGCCGCCGTGCTCAAGCAACAGGACTTCGGCTCGATCTGGGTGGTTTCCCTGCGCTCGAAGACCGAGGTCGACGTCTCGGCAGTGGCGTGCGAACTCGGCGGCGGCGGGCACCGGAATGCAGCCGGCTACACCGCGACCGGCGAATTGTCCGACGTGATCGAAGCTCTGCGCGGAGCCTTGTCCACGTCGTGA
- the rbfA gene encoding 30S ribosome-binding factor RbfA — MVDQARARKLSKRIAAIVATAIDHEIKDPRLAFVTITDTKVTADLHDATVYYTVMGEDLDTPPDLQAAAAGLEKAKGVLRSKVGAGTGVRYTPTLTFVTDTVPDTARHMEDLLERARVADEELARARANAKPAGDPDPYKAPREPADVEPAEAD; from the coding sequence GTGGTGGATCAGGCCAGGGCTCGAAAGTTGTCCAAGCGAATCGCCGCCATCGTTGCGACGGCGATCGATCACGAGATCAAGGATCCCCGGCTGGCGTTCGTGACCATCACCGATACCAAGGTGACCGCCGACCTGCACGACGCAACGGTGTACTACACCGTCATGGGTGAAGACCTCGATACTCCGCCCGACCTGCAGGCTGCCGCAGCAGGACTCGAGAAGGCCAAGGGCGTCCTGCGCTCGAAGGTCGGGGCAGGAACGGGTGTGCGGTACACGCCGACGTTGACGTTCGTGACCGACACGGTGCCCGACACCGCACGCCACATGGAAGACCTTCTCGAACGCGCCCGAGTGGCCGACGAGGAACTGGCCCGCGCCCGTGCGAACGCCAAGCCCGCAGGCGACCCCGACCCATACAAAGCCCCGCGCGAGCCTGCAGACGTCGAGCCCGCCGAAGCCGACTGA
- a CDS encoding DUF503 domain-containing protein has translation MYLGALELDVLLGDVRSLAEKRSMVEPVLGDLQRLGVSAAETGERERIRRSLLGVAAAGTDVDLLHDKLDECERHVAERNDLELLAVRRRIFGPED, from the coding sequence GTGTATCTGGGTGCTTTGGAGTTGGACGTGTTGTTGGGGGACGTGCGTTCGCTCGCCGAGAAAAGGTCGATGGTGGAACCGGTCCTCGGTGATCTCCAACGGCTGGGAGTGTCGGCGGCCGAAACCGGTGAGCGAGAACGTATTCGGCGGTCCCTGCTGGGGGTCGCTGCAGCCGGTACCGATGTAGATCTACTGCACGACAAACTAGACGAGTGCGAACGGCATGTCGCCGAACGCAACGATCTGGAACTGTTGGCGGTACGCCGGAGAATCTTCGGACCCGAGGATTGA